The Aquabacterium sp. A3 genomic interval GGCCACGAACTCACCAGGCGGCACCGTCAGGTTCACGCCTTCGAAGACCACGGCGGTGCCGTAGCGTTTGCACAGATCGCGCACTTGCAGCATGCCGACAGCATAGGCGCTTGTGCAGGCCTCGCGCGCACGCGGGCTCGGCTCAGGGCCGCTGCCGCCGCGATGACCTCACCAGAACACCACCAGCATCCACGCCGTCAGCGCCACGACCACGGCGGCCTGCAGGCGGTAATCCAGTGCGGCGCCTCGCCATCCGGCCCGTGGCGGGTGGATGGCGAGGTCGCCGGGCTGCCAGCGTGCCAGGGCTTCGGGATTGGCGTACCCGGGCAGCGGCAGGGCCTGTCCTTGAGGGTCACGCAGGCTCAAGACCACCATCAGCAGCGCGCACAGGGCCGTGACCAGCCCCACCGTCAGCGTGAAGTGCCAGGGCCATGCACCCCACTGGCCGGCCACGAAGAAGGCCACCCCCAGCGCATGGCCGCCCAGCAAGGTCCGGCGCGCGGCGCGCGCGGTGGCCCGCTGCCAGAACAGCCCGGCCAGGAACACCACCACCACCGGCGGCACCACCACCGAAAAGGCCTGCTGCAGGTAGGCAAACAGCCCTTCGAACTGGCTGATCTGGGGCGCCCAGAGGGCCGCCACCGTCATCAGCCCCAGGGTGGTCAGCCGACCCCAGCGCGCCTCCTGGGTGGGGCTCAGGGCAGGCCGCCCCCGCTGGGCGCGTGCCGGCTCGACAAAGTCCTTGATGATCAAGGTGGTGGCCGAGTTCAGGGTGGAGTCGATCGTGGACATGATGGCCGCGAACAGGCCGGCGATCACCAGCCCCTTGAAGCCGATGGGCAGCAACTCGTGCACCAGCTTCGGGAAGACCTGGTCGGGCTGCGCCAGCCCCGGGTACAGCACCAGGGCCAGGGCCCCGGGCAAGACCATGGTCAGCAAGGGCAGCAATTTGAGGGCCCCGGCCAGCAAGGCGCCCCAGCGGGCATCGTCCAGGCTGCGTGCGCCCAGCAGGCGCTGGG includes:
- a CDS encoding sodium:solute symporter family transporter, translated to MHPLDLGILIAYLLLVTVIALVVMRRTRTGDDLFLAGRSLGWGVIGLSLFASNISSTTLIGLAGAAYASGIAVANYEWMAGLVLVFMALFVIPVFLRQRISTVPGYLGLRYDGWCQRYFSGLTIFMSIVVDTAGGLFAGALVMSFFFPGVPLSWWCVGMAVFAGLYTAAGGLRAVVYTDAVQAVVLLAGSAAITWFVFERFDFDWSAAMAAVPADHLSLIRPLDDASLPGLGTLVGVPILGFWYWATNQYITQRLLGARSLDDARWGALLAGALKLLPLLTMVLPGALALVLYPGLAQPDQVFPKLVHELLPIGFKGLVIAGLFAAIMSTIDSTLNSATTLIIKDFVEPARAQRGRPALSPTQEARWGRLTTLGLMTVAALWAPQISQFEGLFAYLQQAFSVVVPPVVVVFLAGLFWQRATARAARRTLLGGHALGVAFFVAGQWGAWPWHFTLTVGLVTALCALLMVVLSLRDPQGQALPLPGYANPEALARWQPGDLAIHPPRAGWRGAALDYRLQAAVVVALTAWMLVVFW